A single region of the Sorghum bicolor cultivar BTx623 chromosome 9, Sorghum_bicolor_NCBIv3, whole genome shotgun sequence genome encodes:
- the LOC8077138 gene encoding peroxidase 2, which yields MAAASSRISSLGLLIAAHCALLLALAGAAAHGRGHAPSGGGVALSSAFYDESCPSAHDVARRVIQDARVSDPRLPASLVRLHFHDCFANGCDGSLLLDDDNPAIQSEKHVPGNDKSARGFEVVDDIKSALEKACPGIVSCADILALAAEISVELAGGPRWKVLLGRRDGTTTNIESASNLPSPFDTLDKLQEKFRNFNLDDTDLVALQGAHTFGKVHCQFTQQNCTAGQSRGRGALENLDQVTPKVFDNKYYNNLLKGRAQLRSDQVMLSEPSAAATTAPIVHRFARNQRDFFRNFAASMIKMGNISPLTGKDGEIRNNCRRVNKR from the exons ATGGCGGCAGCTTCCTCGCGCATCTCGTCTCTGGGGTTGCTGATAGCCGCGCACTGCGCGCTCTTGCTCGCTTTGGCTGGAGCTGCTGCTCACGGTCGCGGTCACGctcccagcggcggcggcgtggcgcTGAGCTCCGCGTTCTACGACGAGTCGTGCCCCAGCGCCCACGACGTCGCCCGGCGCGTCATCCAGGACGCGCGCGTCTCCGACCCGCGCCTCCCGGCCAGCCTCGTCCGCCTCCACTTCCACGACTGCTTCGCCAAC GGTTGCGATGGCTCCCTTCTGCTGGACGACGATAACCCGGCGATCCAGTCCGAGAAACACGTGCCCGGCAACGACAAATCCGCGCGTGGCTTCGAGGTTGTCGATGACATCAAGAGCGCGCTGGAGAAAGCGTGCCCTGGCATCGTCTCCTGCGCCGACATCCTCGCCCTGGCAGCCGAGATCTCCGTCGAACTC GCTGGAGGGCCACGATGGAAGGTGCTGCTCGGCCGGCGAGACGGCACGACGACTAACATCGAGAGCGCCAGTAACCTACCGAGCCCTTTCGACACCCTGGACAAGCTCCAGGAGAAGTTCAGAAACTTCAACCTCGACGACACTGACCTCGTCGCCCTCCAAG GAGCGCACACATTCGGTAAAGTCCATTGCCAGTTCACGCAACAGAATTGCACGGCCGGCCAGTCCCGTGGCCGCGGCGCACTGGAGAACCTGGATCAGGTCACACCCAAGGTGTTTGACAACAAGTACTACAATAACCTCTTAAAGGGCCGTGCTCAGCTCCGGTCCGACCAGGTTATGCTATCGGAACCTTCTGCTGCGGCGACTACTGCTCCCATTGTTCATCGGTTCGCAAGGAACCAACGGGATTTTTTCAGAAACTTTGCGGCATCCATGATTAAGATGGGAAACATTAGCCCGCTGACAGGAAAGGATGGGGAGATCAGGAACAACTGCCGGAGGGTCAACAAACGCTAG
- the LOC8058481 gene encoding peroxidase 2 yields MAAASSRVSSLGLLLAAHCALLLALAGAAHAHSYAPSGGGGGVALSSAFYDESCPSAYDVVRRVIQDARVSDPRLPASLIRLHFHDCFVNGCDGSLLLDDDLPAIQSEKHAPGNDKSARGFEVVDDIKSALEKACPGVVSCADILALAAEISVELAGGPRWRVLLGRRDGTTTNIEGANNLPSPFDPLNKLQEKFRNFNLDDTDLVALQGAHTFGKVQCQFTQQNCTAGQSGGSLENLDQVTPKVFDNKYYSNLLEGRAQLRSDQVMLSDPSAVVTTAPIVHRFAGNQQDFFRNFAASMIKMGNISPLTGKDGEIRNNCRRVNKRY; encoded by the exons ATGGCGGCCGCTTCCTCTCGCGTCTCGTCTCTCGGGTTGCTGCTAGCCGCGCACTGCGCACTCTTGCTCGCTTTGGCTGGAGCTGCTCACGCTCACAGTTACGCtcctagcggcggcggcggcggcgtggcgcTGAGCTCCGCGTTCTACGACGAGTCGTGCCCCAGCGCCTACGACGTCGTCCGGCGCGTCATCCAGGACGCGCGCGTCTCGGACCCGCGCCTCCCGGCAAGCCTCATCCGCCTCCACTTCCACGACTGCTTCGTCAAT GGTTGCGACGGCTCACTCCTGCTGGACGACGATCTCCCGGCGATCCAGTCCGAGAAACACGCGCCCGGCAACGACAAATCCGCGCGTGGCTTCGAGGTTGTCGATGACATCAAGAGCGCGCTGGAGAAAGCGTGCCCTGGCGTCGTCTCCTGCGCCGACATCCTCGCCCTGGCAGCCGAGATCTCCGTCGAACTC GCTGGTGGGCCGCGATGGAGGGTGTTGCTCGGCCGGCGAGACGGCACGACGACTAACATTGAGGGCGCCAACAACCTACCGAGCCCTTTCGACCCCCTGAACAAGCTCCAGGAGAAGTTCAGAAACTTCAACCTCGACGACACTGACCTCGTCGCCCTCCAAG GAGCGCACACATTTGGTAAAGTACAGTGCCAGTTCACGCAGCAGAATTGCACGGCCGGCCAGTCCGGCGGCTCACTGGAGAACCTGGACCAGGTCACGCCCAAGGTGTTCGACAATAAGTATTACAGCAACCTCTTAGAGGGCCGCGCTCAACTCCGGTCCGACCAAGTTATGCTATCGGACCCTTCCGCGGTGGTGACCACTGCTCCCATTGTTCATCGGTTCGCAGGCAACCAACAGGATTTTTTCAGAAACTTCGCAGCATCAATGATCAAGATGGGAAACATTAGCCCACTAACAGGAAAGGATGGGGAGATAAGGAACAACTGCCGAAGGGTTAA